The following proteins come from a genomic window of Planktothrix serta PCC 8927:
- the nifX gene encoding nitrogen fixation protein NifX, which produces MKIAFTTSDNVHINAHFGWAKKIDVYEVTPERYQFVETLKFEGDLKEDGNEDKLLPKIEALSDCTIIYVSAIGGSAAARLVKKRITPVKAQSEEQEITDVLTKLVATLNGNPPPWLRKVLQQEKSSFLEQLEEETAV; this is translated from the coding sequence ATGAAAATAGCATTTACAACTAGCGATAACGTTCATATTAATGCTCATTTTGGTTGGGCAAAAAAAATTGATGTTTATGAAGTTACCCCGGAACGTTATCAATTTGTAGAAACTTTAAAATTTGAGGGCGACCTCAAAGAAGATGGCAATGAAGATAAGCTATTACCTAAGATTGAAGCGTTATCAGATTGCACGATTATTTATGTTTCAGCTATTGGGGGAAGTGCGGCGGCTCGTTTAGTGAAAAAACGGATAACTCCTGTTAAAGCTCAGTCAGAGGAACAGGAAATTACCGATGTTCTCACTAAATTAGTGGCAACATTAAATGGAAATCCTCCCCCTTGGCTGAGGAAAGTCCTACAACAAGAAAAGTCTAGCTTTTTAGAGCAATTAGAGGAGGAAACCGCTGTATGA
- a CDS encoding NifX-associated nitrogen fixation protein, with the protein MSSTETVTETPNTEILTHPFLQELVRQIRAEDSYGFYRNWTDELMLKPFIVSREAKRKISVDGEVEANTKGRIQLFYRAIAALVEKETGLLSQIVIDLSHEGFGWALVFSGRLLLVTRTLRDAQRFGFDSFEKLAAEGEKLTQSGIDLAKRFPEVGNL; encoded by the coding sequence ATGAGTTCAACTGAAACTGTGACCGAAACTCCCAATACTGAAATTTTAACTCATCCGTTTTTGCAGGAGTTAGTTCGCCAAATTCGAGCCGAAGATTCCTATGGATTTTATCGGAATTGGACAGATGAATTAATGTTGAAGCCTTTTATTGTTAGTCGGGAAGCTAAACGTAAAATTTCCGTTGACGGTGAAGTTGAAGCTAATACTAAGGGGCGAATTCAGTTATTTTATCGCGCTATTGCGGCTCTGGTTGAAAAAGAAACTGGGTTACTTTCTCAAATTGTGATTGATTTGAGTCACGAAGGTTTTGGCTGGGCATTAGTGTTTTCGGGTCGGCTATTATTGGTGACAAGAACTTTACGAGATGCCCAACGTTTTGGTTTTGATTCCTTTGAGAAATTAGCAGCCGAAGGCGAAAAGCTAACTCAATCTGGAATTGATTTAGCCAAACGCTTTCCCGAAGTTGGCAACCTTTAG
- a CDS encoding CCE_0567 family metalloprotein translates to MVQVPEISPIPVSIEELKTQIKRLNSKAGQQKMDLHDLAEGLPTNYDQLMEMAAETYEIYRQLDQLKQQLKQQENSR, encoded by the coding sequence ATGGTTCAAGTCCCAGAAATAAGCCCAATTCCTGTTAGTATTGAGGAGTTAAAGACTCAGATTAAACGACTCAATAGCAAAGCGGGACAACAAAAAATGGATCTGCATGATTTAGCGGAAGGACTGCCGACAAATTATGATCAATTAATGGAAATGGCAGCCGAAACCTACGAAATTTATCGTCAATTAGATCAGCTAAAACAACAACTTAAACAACAGGAAAACAGCCGATGA
- the nifW gene encoding nitrogenase-stabilizing/protective protein NifW, which translates to MSKTLSDFEKLVNAEDYFQFFDLTYDPQVVNVNRLHILQKFSQLVKEIDASWAGENPEEKLGLYEIALQNAYTVFLTSNSLDQKLFKVFNQKQGNVVLLTEINSD; encoded by the coding sequence ATGAGTAAAACTTTGTCTGATTTTGAGAAACTGGTCAACGCCGAGGATTATTTCCAGTTTTTTGACTTAACCTATGACCCGCAAGTGGTCAACGTTAATCGTCTGCATATTTTGCAGAAATTTTCACAATTGGTTAAAGAAATTGATGCCAGTTGGGCGGGAGAAAATCCTGAAGAAAAACTCGGTTTATATGAAATTGCTCTGCAAAATGCCTACACCGTGTTTCTAACGTCTAATTCTTTAGACCAGAAGCTGTTTAAAGTCTTTAATCAAAAGCAGGGAAATGTAGTTTTGCTCACAGAAATTAATTCGGATTAA